From Rhododendron vialii isolate Sample 1 chromosome 10a, ASM3025357v1, the proteins below share one genomic window:
- the LOC131303246 gene encoding uncharacterized protein LOC131303246 encodes MARNRLLNMIVNDSDFSDSDDELEIFQAVTTYESERDSSSSRNRRMVINRNTFGAQNRLFDDYFAESPVFPPHYFRRRFRMSRSLFLRIHDAVKAHEPYFIQKRNAVGKLGLSSLQKMTAAFKMLAYDAPADSVDECMRIGATTALKSLRRFLRAVIEVFSEEYLRSPNATDVARLLVVGELQGFPGMLGSLDCMHWEWKNCPTAWQESTRKDVERAFGVLQARFAIVRGPGQLWDKKTLKDIMLTCIILHNMIIEDERDYNGAADLNYDPLEHTPLVEVSHERTIDLVEFIRCNHQMRDRGTHSQLQADLIEHLWQMCGQS; translated from the exons ATGGCTCGCAATCGGTTACTTAATATGAttgtgaacgattcagatttttcTGACTCGGATGATGAGTTGGAGATATTTCAAGCAGTTACTACGTATGAAAGTGAGAGGGACTCGAGCTCAAGCCGCAATCGTCGCATGGTTATTAATCGCAACACTTTTGGAGCTCAAAACCGGCTTTTTGATGATTACTTTGCTGAATCTCCAGTATTTCCTCCGCATTATTTTCGAAGGAGGTTTCGAATGAGCCGTTCTCTTTTTCTTCGTATACATGATGCCGTAAAAGCACATGAGCCTTACTTTATCCAGAAGAGAAATGCAGTAGGAAAGCTTGGTTTATCATCTCTTCAAAAAATGACTGCCGCATTTAAGATGCTAGCTTACGATGCACCAGCCGATTCCGTGGATGAATGCATGAGGATTGGAGCAACCACGGCCTTAAAAAGCCTAAGAAGATTTCTTAGAGCAGTAATTGAAGTGTTCTCCGAGGAGTATTTGAGGTCACCTAATGCCACTGATGTAGCTAGATTGCTAGTGGTTGGTGAACTACAGGGATTTCCGGGGATGTTAGGGAGCCTTGATTGCATGCATTGGGAATGGAAGAATTGCCCAACCGCTTGGCAAG AATCCACAAGGAAGGATGTAGAACGGGCATTTGGAGTGCTTCAAGCAAGGTTTGCAATTGTGCGAGGACCGGGGCAGTTGTGGGATAAGAAAACACTAAAAGATATCATGTTAACATGCATAATATTACACAACATGATCATTGAGGATGAACGAGATTATAATGGAGCGGCCGATCTCAACTATGATCCATTGGAGCATACTCCTCTTGTAGAAGTTTCACACGAGAGAACTATTGACCTTGTGGAATTCATTCGATGCAATCATCAGATGAGGGACAGGGGAACTCATTCTCAACTCCAAGCAGACCTAATTGAACACCTTTGGCAAATGTGCGGCCAATCATAG
- the LOC131303244 gene encoding protein S-acyltransferase 8-like — MAKRVYEVWKGSNRFMCNGRLIFGPDARSLIVTLLLVIVPVAIFCTFVASNLFHKFPSYNAGYAILVATIVYTIYVLVLLFLTSARDPGIVPRSAHPPEEEFCYESSASVEAGGRPTPSLQLPRTKEVIVNGMPVRVKYCDTCMLYRPPRCSHCSICDNCVERFDHHCPWVGQCIGKRNYRFFFLFVSSLALLCVFVFSMSALYMKFLMDEHGTVWKAMKKSPASMILMAYCFVSLWFVGGLTGFHLYLIGTNQTTYENFRYRADNRPNVYDRGCLNNFVEVFCTKIETSRNNFRAYVQEEASRPPRAPPRDAEVDDSGGSRRAKVEDDLEMGDVLKISQRHDFSDVGDVRSRVSDGLHQKSPDVELGLGLELQAAPGSLSDRHHSSLGRRN, encoded by the exons ATGGCGAAGCGCGTGTACGAAGTTTGGAAAGGAAGCAAT AGATTTATGTGTAATGGGAGGCTGATTTTTGGACCAGATGCTAGGTCACTCATAGTTACCTTATTGCTAGTCATCGTTCCGGTCGCCATCTTTTGCACATTTGTTGCGAGCAACCTCTTTCATAAATTTCCATCTTATAATGCGGGATATGCGATTCTGGTGGCGACAATTGTCTACACAATTTAT GTGTTGGTGCTTCTTTTCCTTACCTCTGCACGCGACCCTGGCATTGTTCCACGCAGTGCACATCCTCCAGAGGAAGAGTTCTGTTATGAATCTTCTGCTTCAGTTGAGGCTGGTGGAAGACCAACACCAAGCCTACAATTACCTCGCACTAAGGAAGTCATTGTAAACGGCATGCCTGTAAGGGTTAAGTATTGTGACACATGCATGCTGTATCGCCCTCCTCGGTGCTCTCATTGCTCCATATGCGATAATTGTGTGGAGCGATTTGATCACCATTGCCCTTGGGTGGGCCAATGCATTGGGAAG CGGAACTACCGTTTCTTCTTTCTATTTGTGTCTTCTTTAGCTCTTCTCTGCGTCTTCGTCTTTTCAATGTCAGCTTTATACATGAAATTTCTCATGGATGAACATGGAACTGTTTGGAAAGCTATGAAGAAATCACCTGCATCAATGATACTAATGGCCTattgttttgtttcattgtgGTTTGTGGGTGGTCTCACTGGCTTTCATTTGTATCTCATTGGCACAAACCAG ACCACATATGAGAACTTTCGGTACAGAGCAGACAACAGGCCCAATGTCTACGATCGTGGCTGCCTCAACAATTTTGTTGAAGTGTTTTGCACGAagattgaaacttcaagaaaCAATTTCCGTGCGTATGTACAAGAAGAGGCTTCTAGGCCTCCAAGGGCCCCACCTCGAGATGCAGAAGTAGATGATTCCGGCGGAAGCCGACGGGCAAAAGTGGAAGATGACCTTGAGATGGGCGATGTTCTGAAGATCTCCCAGCGCCATGATTTTTCTGATGTGGGGGACGTCCGGAGTAGAGTTAGCGACGGTTTGCATCAGAAGTCGCCGGATGTTGAATTAGGTTTGGGTTTGGAACTCCAAGCAGCACCTGGATCTCTGTCGGATAGACACCACTCGAGTTTGGGTAGAAGAAactga
- the LOC131303108 gene encoding glutathione S-transferase T2-like encodes MYEVNEITTKNVLQLELFLGVAIAGMDQRHDGYFTNLMESDSDLHEEQFVMESQCLNPNAQVFTQETQFTAEMGSIPKKPPRGGNFTMEEDKLLKKTAFWLRVKDYFDEHKRSVYNRTSVSLLNRWSTIQQCTNKFCNCYAKVDLLNQSGLTEENKISKAKEMYEGNVGSSFQFDHCWVLLKNQPKWLLDSEKKNQLKRPRIGTSSGLSTPDTINLRDNNVAMDNFVDVEQPAGRKGEKERSFQEQPMKLMKRKNKDITSSTQIAGALDEIKECKTKLVEKKLEMLGKTCDQEEEKIRIKKERLEMDKFKEDERVMMMDLNGLSEEQQEFYMYRKMEILEKRRLK; translated from the exons ATGTATGAAGTGAATGAGATAACAACAAAGAATGTATTGCAGCTTGAGTTATTTTTGGGCGTTGCTATTGCAGGGATGGATCAGCGGCATGATGGGTACTTCACCAATCTTATGGAATCGGATTCGGATTTGCATGAAGAACAATTTGTGATGGAATCACAATGTTTGAATCCAAATGCTCAAGTGTTTACCCAGGAAACTCAATTCACTGCTGAAATGGGATCAATTCCAAAGAAACCACCACGTGGCGGGAATTTCACCATGGAAGAGGACAAACTCCTT AAAAAAACTGCTTTCTGGCTACGAGTGAAGGATTACTTTGATGAGCACAAGCGATCTGTTTACAACCGTACATCTGTTTCGCTATTGAATCGGTGGTCAACAATTCAGCAGTGCACGAACAAGTTTTGCAACTGCTATGCGAAGGTTGATTTACTGAATCAAAGTGGCTTAACCGAGGAAAACAAG ATATCTAAAGCAAAAGAGATGTACGAGGGGAACGTCGGCAGTTCCTTCCAGTTCGATCATTGTTGGGTTTTATTGAAGAACCAACCTAAATGGTTGTTGGAcagtgaaaagaaaaatcaattgaaACGACCAAGAATAGGGACATCATCTGGTCTTTCTACTCCAGATACGATAAATCTAAGGGACAACAATGTTGCAATGGATAATTTTGTGGACGTGGAGCAACCAGCAGGAAGAAAAGGCGAGAAGGAGCGGTCATTTCAGGAGCAACCGATGAAACTAATGAAACGAAAGAACAAAGACATCACAAGTTCAACTCAAATTGCTGGGGCATTGGATGAGATAAAAGAATGCAAAACCAAGTTAGTTGAGAAGAAATTGGAGATGCTTGGAAAAACATGTGATcaagaggaagagaaaattcGCATTAAGAAAGAAAGGCTTGAAATGGATAAATTCAAAGAGGATGAGAGAGTAATGATGATGGATCTTAATGGCTTGTCGGAAGAGCAACAAGAATTCTATATGTATCGGAAGATGGAAATCCTTGAAAAAAGAAGGTTAAAGTAA
- the LOC131303107 gene encoding uncharacterized protein LOC131303107, with protein MTAPLDRWLQRKIRKPLAGCISTPTSNPSLSNFLIETLAFSEPQAISISSRLPSRKSLEKPQSVVQFLKQLGFSDAHIRSAIQLTPNILLSDVDKTLKPKLQFFQNLGFTDPDMGKFISKHSNVLLRSLERTLIPWVDTIKNTLVNDENNQDLIRVLKRSYRVGSVSRLKCNIAFLESCGIVGSQLSMLMRRQVSIFHLPQPALRDLVSRVLDMGFSVGSRMLVYAVLTVSCISVDTFRRKIELFRSFGFSTDECMEMFRMNPILLKSSEDKLKFGIDFFLNDFKLERFALVSWPYCLAYNIEKRVIPRCRVLRVIMSKGLLQKEPSLNSVLTLSEEKFLVKFISRFPDDAEEILEIYKGDLLDS; from the exons ATGACTGCACCACTTGATCGTTGGCTacagagaaaaataagaaaaccgTTGGCTGGCTG CATCTCAACTCCAACCTCAAACCCATCCCTCTCCAATTTCCTAATCGAAACCCTAGCATTCTCCGAACCACAAGCCATTTCCATCTCCAGCCGCTTGCCATCCAGAAAATCCCTAGAAAAGCCACAATCCGTGGTTCAATTTCTCAAACAACTCGGCTTCTCCGATGCCCACATTCGATCCGCCATTCAGCTCACCCCCAATATCCTTTTGTCCGACGTAGACAAGACTTTGAAGCCGAAGCTGCAGTTCTTTCAGAACCTGGGTTTCACTGATCCTGATATGGGTAAGTTCATTTCAAAGCATTCTAATGTTTTGCTTCGTAGTTTGGAGAGAACATTGATACCCTGGGTTGATACAATCAAGAACACCCTCGTGAATGATGAGAACAATCAGGATTTGATTCGGGTTCTGAAGAGGTCGTATCGGGTGGGCTCTGTATCGAGATTGAAATGCAACATTGCCTTCTTGGAGAGCTGTGGCATTGTTGGGTCCCAGCTCTCAATGCTTATGAGGCGCCAAGTTTCGATTTTCCATCTGCCTCAGCCGGCTCTTAGAGACCTTGTTTCGCGAGTTTTAGATATGGGTTTCTCGGTTGGTTCAAGGATGTTGGTTTATGCTGTGCTTACAGTTAGTTGCATTAGTGTTGATACTTTTAGAAGGAAGATTGAATTGTTTAGGAGTTTTGGGTTTTCAACGGATGAATGTATGGAAATGTTTAGGATGAATCCCATTTTACTTAAGTCCTCAGAAGATAAGTTGAAgtttgggattgatttcttcTTGAATGATTTCAAGTTAGAAAGGTTTGCATTAGTTAGTTGGCCTTATTGTTTGGCATACAACATCGAGAAGAGAGTAATCCCTCGTTGTAGAGTTTTACGGGTTATCATGTCCAAGGGGCTCTTACAGAAGGAACCTAGTCTTAATTCTGTATTGACTTTGTCAGAAGAGAAGTTTCTAGTAAAATTTATATCAAGGTTTCCAGATGATGCGGAGGAAATTTTGGAGATTTACAAGGGTGACCTTTTGGATTCTTGA